A region from the Natronogracilivirga saccharolytica genome encodes:
- a CDS encoding N-acetylglucosamine-6-phosphate deacetylase, with product MNIPGFVDLQVNGYKGIDFSSPDLDEEDFYHACKELISNGTVVFLPTIITSSRDVFQRNLGLMANVIKDINLRDHIPGFHIEGPFISPEDGARGAHNKDWVYPPDKKYLDDLFKWSDEKIKMLTMAAESPGSDELCQYATSLGITISLGHQMADDGDMKKLSDAGAQALTHLGNGIPREIDRHLNPLWAGLSNDRLTAMIIADGHHLPESVLKVIIRGKGISNICVVSDASPIAGLKPGKYNTLGNDVVLDETGKLYNPRTGYLVGSSYNMIQCANYLLSCGIMAIDSIVETTFYNPLRLINLDPKEVKMAHRSFLNVKCKIEL from the coding sequence ATGAATATTCCGGGATTCGTTGATTTACAAGTAAACGGTTACAAAGGTATAGATTTTTCAAGTCCAGACCTAGATGAGGAGGATTTTTATCACGCTTGCAAGGAATTGATTAGTAATGGTACAGTGGTCTTTCTACCGACTATTATTACTTCATCACGTGATGTCTTTCAAAGAAACCTTGGCTTGATGGCTAATGTCATTAAGGATATCAATCTCAGGGATCATATCCCCGGATTCCACATTGAGGGCCCTTTTATTTCACCGGAAGATGGTGCACGGGGTGCTCATAATAAAGATTGGGTTTATCCACCAGATAAAAAATACCTCGATGATCTATTTAAATGGTCAGATGAGAAGATAAAAATGCTTACAATGGCGGCTGAATCCCCTGGTTCTGATGAGTTATGCCAATATGCAACAAGTCTTGGTATTACGATCTCACTGGGTCATCAAATGGCTGATGATGGTGATATGAAAAAACTCTCTGACGCCGGTGCTCAGGCTCTTACTCATTTGGGTAATGGAATACCAAGAGAAATTGATCGTCATCTAAACCCGTTATGGGCAGGTTTATCTAATGACAGATTGACAGCAATGATTATTGCTGATGGCCATCATCTTCCTGAATCCGTATTAAAAGTGATCATCAGAGGCAAAGGTATTTCCAATATTTGTGTGGTTAGTGATGCATCACCTATTGCTGGGCTAAAACCTGGTAAGTATAATACACTAGGTAATGATGTTGTCCTAGACGAAACAGGTAAATTATATAATCCAAGAACAGGTTATCTGGTGGGGTCTTCATATAATATGATACAGTGTGCTAATTATTTGTTATCCTGCGGAATAATGGCTATAGATAGCATTGTTGAAACAACGTTTTATAATCCTTTGAGACTGATTAATTTGGATCCAAAAGAGGTAAAGATGGCCCATAGGTCTTTTTTAAATGTAAAGTGTAAAATTGAATTGTAG
- a CDS encoding Gfo/Idh/MocA family protein, whose protein sequence is MQKIDRRKFLELTSVLSGTALLANQMPWFDIFNTKSKASNRPSDTVRIGFIGTGSRGKTLIKNVQSLKTHMNIEIPAVCDVWEPHLDEAVALTDGAQGFEDYREMLDKVPMDGVIIATPLHEHAHQTVHSMQSGCHVFCEKAMARTLDDVKWMYDSHLEENKILLIGHQRLFSPVYLKALKEINEGKIGPITMLRANWHRNTEWLFYEVPGGRGTELDRFRNWRLYDEYSAGMLTELGSHHFQIANWVLGQQPLNVMGHGSINFFKDGREVWDNFALVFEYPDGIHFAYDCITSNQHHGMQFNVLGNEGTMSLENNLRYSEEPPSPPAIQQLISDIHSRMFDTVPIGGATWVIEGEQTGGEFISDEWDLNETLLYLEGFIEFIKKGKAPEKLTLEGYNASTWTLLAEEATKTGRKIELPKKYLVTG, encoded by the coding sequence ATGCAAAAGATTGATAGGAGAAAATTTTTGGAGCTTACCTCAGTACTTTCAGGTACTGCTTTATTGGCAAATCAAATGCCATGGTTCGACATATTTAACACAAAAAGCAAGGCAAGTAATCGACCATCCGACACGGTTCGTATCGGATTTATTGGTACCGGTTCCAGAGGCAAAACACTTATAAAAAATGTTCAATCACTTAAGACCCATATGAACATTGAAATCCCTGCTGTTTGTGATGTATGGGAGCCACACCTTGATGAAGCAGTTGCTTTAACTGATGGTGCACAGGGATTCGAAGATTACAGGGAAATGCTTGACAAAGTCCCCATGGATGGGGTAATCATTGCTACACCTTTGCATGAGCATGCCCATCAGACTGTTCATTCCATGCAGAGCGGTTGTCATGTATTTTGTGAAAAAGCAATGGCCCGAACTCTGGATGATGTGAAATGGATGTACGATAGTCATTTAGAAGAAAATAAAATTCTTTTGATTGGTCATCAGCGACTGTTTAGTCCTGTTTATCTTAAAGCTTTAAAAGAAATAAATGAAGGAAAAATCGGGCCAATAACGATGCTTCGTGCCAATTGGCATCGCAATACTGAATGGTTGTTTTATGAAGTACCAGGTGGAAGAGGAACGGAGTTAGACCGGTTCAGAAATTGGCGTTTATATGACGAATATTCTGCAGGAATGTTGACCGAATTGGGATCCCATCATTTTCAAATAGCCAATTGGGTTCTGGGTCAGCAACCACTGAATGTAATGGGCCATGGCAGTATCAATTTTTTCAAAGATGGTCGAGAAGTTTGGGATAATTTTGCTTTAGTGTTTGAATATCCGGATGGCATCCATTTTGCATATGATTGTATTACAAGCAACCAGCATCACGGAATGCAATTTAATGTTCTGGGAAATGAGGGAACCATGTCGTTGGAAAACAATCTCAGGTATTCGGAAGAACCTCCCTCACCACCGGCGATTCAACAACTAATATCTGATATCCACTCTCGTATGTTTGATACGGTACCCATTGGTGGCGCAACCTGGGTTATAGAAGGTGAACAAACTGGAGGAGAATTTATATCAGATGAATGGGATTTAAATGAAACATTGCTCTACTTGGAAGGATTTATAGAGTTTATAAAAAAGGGCAAAGCACCGGAAAAACTAACTCTTGAAGGATATAATGCTTCTACCTGGACGTTACTTGCAGAAGAAGCTACTAAGACTGGCAGAAAAATTGAACTTCCGAAAAAATATCTTGTAACTGGTTAA
- a CDS encoding glucosamine-6-phosphate deaminase — protein sequence MKIDISDNKIELGEKSALKASEKIRQSIEKNNTANIILATGASQFETLKNLVKSEGIDWSSVNMFHLDEYVGLDMSHPASFRKYLKERFVDKVAPLKSVNFINADNWDDPQKECDRLNQIIKEHPIDVALIGIGENAHLAFNDPPADFDTTDPYIIVELDEACRNQQMNEGWFKNIEDVPRKAISMSINHILLSDEIVCSVPDERKAPAVKNSFEREITNLYPASVLQKHNNCTVFLDRESASLLSDSQP from the coding sequence ATGAAGATTGATATAAGTGATAATAAAATAGAGTTGGGGGAGAAGTCTGCTTTAAAAGCATCTGAAAAAATCCGACAATCTATTGAGAAAAATAATACGGCTAACATAATTCTGGCAACAGGTGCCAGCCAGTTTGAGACATTAAAAAATTTAGTGAAGTCTGAAGGAATTGACTGGTCCTCTGTAAATATGTTTCATTTGGATGAATATGTCGGATTGGATATGTCCCATCCTGCAAGTTTTAGAAAATATTTAAAAGAAAGATTTGTAGATAAAGTAGCACCATTAAAAAGTGTCAATTTTATTAACGCAGACAATTGGGATGACCCACAAAAAGAGTGTGATCGTCTGAACCAGATAATAAAGGAACATCCCATCGATGTTGCACTTATAGGTATAGGTGAAAATGCTCATCTTGCATTTAATGATCCGCCGGCTGATTTTGACACCACAGATCCATACATAATTGTGGAACTGGATGAAGCGTGTCGCAATCAACAAATGAATGAGGGCTGGTTCAAAAATATTGAAGATGTTCCACGTAAAGCAATTAGCATGTCTATAAACCATATCTTGTTATCAGATGAAATTGTTTGTTCCGTTCCGGATGAAAGAAAGGCTCCGGCCGTAAAAAACTCATTCGAAAGAGAAATAACCAATCTTTATCCCGCATCAGTCTTGCAAAAGCATAATAATTGTACCGTTTTTCTGGATAGGGAGTCAGCATCTCTTCTTTCTGATTCTCAGCCATGA
- a CDS encoding Gfo/Idh/MocA family protein, whose translation MAKYNRRNFIKSLAAAGIGSSFIGGFSAFAKESKVRKNTSKIGIIGLDTSHAVHFTRFVNVEDEGTDFKDFDIVAAYPYGSRKIPSSYERIPGYIEDVSEMGVDVVDSIEELLDMVDYVLLLTNDGNPRYEQALQVMEAGKTMFVDKPVAASLKDTIAIMDASREYDVPIFSSSGLRYVETTQSVRNDNKVGKVLGADAFTPSIREETHPDLFWYGIHGVETLFTVLKTGCKHVTRKSSEHTDIVVGTWEDEVLGVLRGTREGSRGYGGTAYGTDDILVLGGFTGYHGLVKHFIDFFKTGNPPVSLEETLEIYAFMEAADESKRRGGDAVTLEEVIDKARS comes from the coding sequence ATGGCTAAATATAATCGAAGAAATTTTATTAAGTCTCTTGCCGCAGCTGGTATCGGTTCAAGTTTTATTGGCGGTTTTTCTGCTTTCGCAAAAGAGTCCAAAGTGCGAAAGAACACGTCAAAAATCGGCATCATTGGCTTGGATACCTCACATGCTGTTCATTTTACCAGATTTGTAAATGTTGAGGATGAAGGTACTGATTTCAAGGATTTCGACATAGTGGCGGCTTATCCTTATGGTAGCCGGAAAATCCCATCAAGTTATGAGAGAATTCCCGGATATATTGAAGATGTCTCAGAAATGGGTGTTGATGTCGTTGATTCAATTGAAGAGCTTCTGGATATGGTCGACTATGTATTACTGCTGACCAACGACGGTAATCCACGATATGAACAAGCCTTGCAAGTGATGGAAGCAGGTAAGACTATGTTCGTTGACAAACCTGTTGCCGCCAGCTTGAAAGATACTATCGCTATTATGGACGCATCTAGAGAGTATGATGTTCCCATATTTTCATCATCTGGTTTAAGATACGTTGAAACAACTCAATCTGTCCGAAATGATAATAAAGTGGGTAAAGTGCTGGGTGCTGACGCTTTCACTCCTTCTATAAGAGAAGAAACCCATCCAGATCTTTTTTGGTATGGTATACATGGTGTAGAGACTTTATTTACTGTGTTAAAAACCGGTTGTAAGCATGTAACTCGTAAAAGCAGCGAGCATACCGATATTGTTGTTGGTACGTGGGAAGATGAAGTTCTTGGTGTATTACGCGGCACAAGAGAAGGAAGCCGTGGGTACGGTGGAACAGCTTACGGAACAGATGATATACTGGTTCTTGGTGGTTTTACCGGCTACCATGGTTTAGTAAAACACTTTATTGATTTTTTCAAAACCGGGAATCCTCCTGTTAGCCTCGAAGAGACTTTGGAAATATACGCATTTATGGAAGCAGCTGATGAAAGCAAACGTCGTGGAGGTGATGCCGTGACTTTGGAAGAAGTAATTGATAAGGCGCGTAGCTGA
- a CDS encoding Gfo/Idh/MocA family protein, which translates to MTHSINRRKFIKMTGAAGVGLGLMGKTSAGMGSVSPNSKVTVAVMGTYSRGSALANGFAQHPNSDVAYICDVDEKAIKKGLDAVKEGGQDREPKGVKDFREALGDNSVDALVIATPIHWHTPASILALQAGKHVYVEKPCSHNIHEGELLVAAANKYGHVVQMGNQRRSWPLVREGIERLKEGIIGDVYFARCWYAQSRGSMGYGKVASVPNHLDYDLWQGPAPRRTYLDNLIHYNWHWRWHWGAGELLNNGVHFLDLARWGLGVDYPIRVSSMGGRYHFNDDQETPDTQVVNYDFAEGKTVSWEARSCNPRGIEGETTGVTFHGTEGTMHLGNNKYIVYDFDDNVVVDSEDDNGDIDFTGPGFDLDEDHITNFTECVQTGEKPVTDIRDANKSVHICHLGNIAYRKQRMLTIAPHNGRIVGDDDAMKLWRREYEPGWEPSI; encoded by the coding sequence ATGACACACTCAATAAATCGTCGCAAGTTTATTAAGATGACCGGTGCAGCCGGAGTTGGCTTGGGTTTAATGGGCAAAACGAGCGCTGGAATGGGCAGCGTTTCACCTAACAGTAAAGTTACTGTTGCCGTAATGGGTACATATTCACGAGGCAGTGCATTGGCGAACGGATTCGCCCAACACCCGAATTCTGATGTAGCATATATTTGTGATGTAGATGAAAAAGCGATAAAAAAAGGGCTTGATGCTGTAAAAGAAGGAGGTCAGGACCGAGAACCCAAAGGTGTCAAGGATTTCAGGGAAGCATTGGGAGATAACTCTGTGGATGCTCTTGTCATTGCTACACCTATTCATTGGCACACTCCTGCTTCAATTCTTGCATTGCAGGCTGGTAAACATGTCTATGTTGAAAAACCTTGCAGCCACAATATTCATGAGGGAGAACTTCTGGTGGCAGCAGCAAATAAATATGGACACGTAGTACAAATGGGCAACCAGCGCAGATCATGGCCTCTTGTTCGTGAAGGTATCGAACGTTTGAAAGAAGGTATCATCGGTGATGTCTATTTCGCTCGTTGCTGGTATGCTCAATCGCGTGGCTCCATGGGATATGGAAAAGTCGCATCGGTTCCGAATCATCTCGATTATGATCTTTGGCAGGGGCCTGCACCACGAAGAACCTATTTGGATAATCTTATCCACTATAACTGGCACTGGAGATGGCATTGGGGGGCAGGTGAATTATTGAATAATGGTGTGCATTTCCTTGATTTGGCTCGTTGGGGGCTCGGTGTTGATTATCCCATACGGGTTTCCTCGATGGGTGGCAGATATCATTTTAATGATGATCAGGAAACACCGGATACTCAGGTTGTCAACTATGATTTTGCTGAGGGTAAAACTGTGTCGTGGGAGGCACGAAGCTGTAACCCAAGAGGCATTGAAGGAGAAACTACCGGTGTTACATTTCATGGCACTGAAGGTACTATGCATCTCGGTAATAATAAGTACATTGTTTATGATTTTGATGATAATGTAGTTGTAGACTCTGAAGATGATAATGGTGACATTGATTTTACCGGTCCTGGATTTGATCTTGACGAAGATCATATAACTAACTTTACAGAATGTGTGCAGACCGGTGAAAAACCCGTGACTGATATTCGTGATGCAAATAAAAGTGTGCATATTTGTCACCTTGGAAATATCGCTTATCGTAAACAACGAATGCTTACAATTGCACCTCATAACGGGCGTATTGTTGGGGACGATGATGCGATGAAGCTTTGGCGAAGAGAATATGAACCTGGTTGGGAACCCTCAATTTAA
- a CDS encoding sodium:solute symporter family protein — protein sequence MHSFDWIAIALFFLIMIIIGVWSYYKISDTKDFFVSGGKLPWWLSGISHHVSGYSGAVFVAYAAIAYTHGFTIYVWWALTITVAILAGSFLIAPRWSRLRSRLHIQSPTEYLKQRYSLPTQQLMAWCGVILKLFDVGAKWAAIAILLNVFTGIPILYGILLAGGISLIYITLGGLWAVVWTDFAQFVVQIIAGIVMFVVVLNIMDGAATVFTLWDQLPEDHSQPFNSPYTAGFAMAFLFINFLSYNGGQWNLATRYISSSSGSEARKAALLSAVLYLVWPLILFFPMWAAPILIPEMEDPTQSYALLTMELLPPGLVGLVIASMFANTMSMTSSDANTITAVITRDILPNLSRRFQNLKSERSLYIARVTTFTFTLLTVIIAIYADEFGGVLGLIVMWFAALLGPIAVPMILGLIPQFRYCGSKAAIISVLAGLVTFAIVRFHSYDFTVAGELGAPIAASFIIFSIIGLISYYRKDKVSKDVDDILESVKLDVIIPPLSDDSEKKVDDN from the coding sequence ATGCATAGCTTTGACTGGATTGCAATCGCGTTATTTTTTCTGATAATGATCATAATTGGTGTTTGGTCATATTATAAAATATCTGATACAAAAGATTTCTTTGTGTCTGGCGGTAAACTGCCCTGGTGGTTGTCAGGTATCTCTCACCATGTCTCCGGTTACAGTGGTGCTGTCTTTGTAGCATACGCAGCAATTGCATATACGCATGGGTTTACTATTTACGTTTGGTGGGCGTTGACTATTACGGTGGCAATATTAGCTGGTTCTTTTCTTATTGCCCCAAGATGGTCACGGCTGCGATCGCGTTTGCACATACAGTCGCCAACAGAATATCTGAAGCAACGCTACAGCCTCCCAACACAACAATTAATGGCATGGTGTGGTGTAATATTAAAGTTGTTTGATGTTGGAGCCAAGTGGGCTGCCATTGCTATCCTTCTCAATGTGTTTACAGGGATACCCATTTTATATGGAATATTACTGGCTGGGGGTATTTCATTAATTTATATCACACTCGGTGGTCTATGGGCTGTAGTTTGGACAGATTTTGCACAGTTTGTAGTTCAGATTATTGCCGGAATTGTAATGTTTGTTGTTGTTTTAAATATCATGGATGGTGCCGCTACTGTATTTACACTTTGGGACCAACTGCCAGAGGATCACTCTCAACCGTTTAATTCGCCATATACCGCCGGTTTTGCTATGGCCTTTCTCTTTATTAATTTTCTGAGCTATAATGGGGGGCAGTGGAATCTAGCAACTCGATATATTTCTTCATCCTCTGGATCAGAAGCAAGAAAAGCAGCTCTGTTATCGGCTGTGTTGTATCTGGTTTGGCCACTGATACTCTTTTTCCCCATGTGGGCAGCCCCAATTTTAATTCCCGAAATGGAAGATCCCACTCAATCATATGCTTTGTTGACTATGGAGCTTCTTCCTCCAGGACTGGTTGGGCTCGTCATTGCGTCCATGTTTGCCAATACCATGTCTATGACATCATCGGATGCGAACACGATAACGGCAGTTATTACCCGGGATATTTTACCAAATCTTTCCAGGCGATTTCAAAATTTAAAAAGTGAAAGGTCGCTTTACATCGCCAGGGTTACAACTTTCACTTTCACATTGTTAACAGTAATAATTGCAATATACGCTGATGAGTTTGGTGGCGTTTTGGGATTAATTGTAATGTGGTTTGCTGCACTTCTTGGCCCAATTGCAGTTCCCATGATTTTAGGTCTTATACCACAATTTCGCTATTGCGGTTCGAAAGCTGCTATAATTTCAGTACTCGCGGGACTTGTTACCTTTGCTATTGTTCGCTTTCACAGTTATGATTTTACTGTTGCCGGAGAACTTGGAGCACCTATAGCTGCATCATTTATTATTTTTTCAATAATTGGGTTGATATCTTATTATAGAAAAGATAAAGTGTCAAAAGATGTCGATGACATTCTTGAAAGCGTAAAACTTGATGTGATTATTCCGCCGTTGTCAGACGACTCAGAGAAAAAAGTAGATGATAACTAA